From a region of the Phaeodactylum tricornutum CCAP 1055/1 chromosome 4, whole genome shotgun sequence genome:
- the Pt-Spc98 gene encoding Spc98 (Spc98 are core-protein of the microtubule organizing center (MTOC)): MPKLSDHDIENALFRLVRSTVGPDADSLSLARHINRTGKQTWTSATNGQANLKALLQDIVQELPDKESQRKLKALLDRLETLYDGAASNAPASFVKVLTELAESNGQRPVMPLHHPTITKTEVNENDKRRSRSFEEAFLEAFNVEEQYVLRECLYALQGINGERIRFVWKYKINVSLREDTYEGIRVRSEAIDQHQALPPSLLVHSKLGSGSKDAIRMCCEAGWLYSRIADYLSKVQSIEQGAVLRAFASSLTEEMHSYQCFLARLEESHPYSIRQMLLELRPPISRLRILATLVDGLVHISGGPLLTALYLHMRHGDSRHGTLLKQILHQSSRPWFQMLSLWTTQGLLMDPFEEFFVEENEGVADHNLWSEGYSIKEQKVPIGVVDEGLVLVAFSIGKGINFIRKSLQDGEWRLKIEDKSAISESMLKEPRSSFFVEDSSISRKNLDSAALQVHSHILTSLHDRHHLLQHLFALKQFLLLGQGDFYSSLLDGIHQEFEGRRGIVGVYRHTLAAIVDSALRGTNASDFPEFVLKRLQVELRLSADEDARYMFGCSKESDADVRTVWDIFLLEYSVPDPLVAIVHAKAVESYRKLFLFLFNLRRVEFMLNLTWRHSAVLQHALQTAAQHNGINVSISKAYAQATVLLRQIAITRQSMMHFVVNLKSYLMFEVLEGGWKQLVHGIEESKTLDQVIATHDDYLSCLLRKGLLDGARGGSSEGPDVAKQFEQLFYLSDEFCAYQQEMFGEAQESADRAAVKRREAEERLNHGHWGFSTEKEVSEEETFFGLADATKLFEADRISASFDEQIVLLLQALDQKLNGVPLEKPLNMKTPPAQRLDRNLSF; this comes from the exons ATGCCAAAGCTGAGCGATCACGACATCGAAAACGCTCTGTTTAGGCTGGTCCGCTCCACCGTCGGTCCGGATGCCGACAGCCTGTCGTTGGCGAGACATATCAACCGCACCGGTAAACAGACTTGGACAAGTGCCACTAACGGCCAAGCTAACCTGAAAGCGTTGCTGCAAGATATCGTCCAGGAGCTTCCCGATAAAGAGTCTCAACGAAAATTGAAGGCGTTGCTGGATCGACTAGAAACGCTATACGATGGAGCCGCCTCCAATGCGCCGGCCAGCTTTGTGAAAGTGTTGACTGAACTGGCCGAAAGCAACGGACAACGACCAGTGATGCCTCTACATCATCCAACAATCACAAAAACCGAAGTCAATGAAAATGACAAACGAAGGAGTCGATCATTTGAAGAAGCTTTTTTGGAAGCATTTAATGTTGAAGAACAATATGTTTTGCGGGAATGTCTTTACGCTCTTCAGGGGATCAATGGGGAAAGGATACGCTTTGTATGGAAATATAAGATAAATGTGTCTCTCCGGGAAGATACCTACGAAGGAATTAGGGTACGATCTGAAGCCATCGATCAGCATCAAGCGCTGCCGCCAAGCTTACTAGTTCATTCAAAATTAGGATCAGGTTCTAAGGATGCGATTAGAATGTGCTGCGAAGCCGGTTGGTTGTACAGCCGTATAGCGGACTATCTAAGCAAAGTGCAATCAATCGAACAGGGAGCCGTTCTTCGGGCCTTTGCGAGTtctttgacggaagaaatgcACTCCTACCAATGCTTTCTAGCTAGGCTAGAAGAATCGCATCCATATTCCATCCGCCAGATGCTTCTGGAACTTCGGCCACCAATTTCCAGGCTACGAATCTTAGCCACGCTGGTGGATGGTCTTGTGCATATTTCGGGGGGTCCGCTTTTGACTGCCTTATATCTTCACATGCGCCACGGTGATTCGAGACATGGGACTTTGCTAAAGCAGATATTGCACCAATCGTCTAGGCCTTGGTTTCAAATGCTTTCGCTTTGGACAACCCAAGGCCTCTTGATGGATCCGTTCGAAGAATTTTTtgtggaagaaaacgaaggagTTGCGGACCATAATTTGTGGAGTGAAGGATACTCTATTAAAGAGCAAAAAGTGCCGATAGGGGTCGTAGACGAGGGTCTCGTATTGGTTGCCTTTAGCATCGGAAAGGGGATTAACTTCATTCGGAAGTCTTTACAAGATGGTGAATGGAGATTGAAAATTGAGGATAAAAGTGCCATTTCCGAATCAATGTTGAAGGAACCGCGGTCGTCGTTTTTCGTGGAGGATAGCTCGATCTCTCGTAAAAATTTGGACAGCGCTGCTTTGCAGGTTCATTCTCATATTCTCACATCGCTACACGACAGGCACCATTTGTTGCAGCATCTTTTTGCACtcaagcaatttcttcttttgggACAAGGTGATTTTTATTCTTCCCTTCTAGATGGTATTCATCAAGAGTTTGAAGGGCGGCGGGGAATTGTAGGGGTTTATCGCCATACTCTAGCTGCTATAGTTGATTCCGCCTTACGAGGCACAAACGCTTCTGATTTTCCTGAATTCGTACTGAAACGACTGCAAGTAGAGCTTCGATTATCTGCCGATGAGGATGCAAGGTATATGTTTGGTTGCTCGAAGGAAAGCGATGCTGACGTGAGAACGGTTTGGGATatttttttgttggaatACAGTGTCCCTGATCCATTGGTTGCAATTGTTCACGCAAAGGCGGTGGAAAGCTATCGAAAATTGTTCCTATTTCTTTTTAATCTTCGTCGAGTTGAGTTTATGCTCAATCTCACTTGGCGGCACAGTGCAGTTCTGCAGCACGCGTTGCAGACGGCCGCACAGCACAATGGCATTAACGTTTCAATAAGCAAAGCCTATGCTCAAGCAACAGTTCTTCTGCGCCAAATTGCTATTACGAGGCAATCCATGATGCATTTCGTAGTAAATCTCAAGAGCTATTTGATGTTTGAAGTATTGGAAGGCGGCTGGAAGCAGCTCGTCCACGGTATCGAAGAATCGAAAACTCTGGATCAGGTCATTGCTACACACGATGACTACCTTTCGTGTTTACTGAGAAAAGGTCTGCTGGATGGGGCTCGTGGAGGTAGCAGCGAGGGGCCCGATGTTGCGAAGCAATTTGAGCAACTCTTTTATCTCTCAGACGAATTTTGTGCCTATCAGCAAGAAATGTTTGGAGAGGCACAGGAATCTGCTGATCGAGCTGCCGTCAAGCGCAGAGAAGCCGAAGAGAGACTCAATCATGGGCACTGGGGATTCAGTACGGAAAAGGAAGTCTCCGAAGAGGAGACATTTTTTGGTCTGGCGGATGCAACCAAGTTGTTCGAGGCCGACAGAATTTCTGCATCATTCGACGAACAAATTGTCCTACTTCTTCAGGCGCTCGATCAGAAGTTAAACGGAGTTCCCTTAGAAAAACCTTTGAACATGAAGACACCTCCTGCGCAACGTCTGGATCGCAATTTAA GTTTTTGA
- a CDS encoding predicted protein has translation MMTLSNNVPLFLLTISGTALWLGRESLAFVVVSPPTPVSQRVLVTRGSGNSVPSAKRLPTLRLLSTSPRDGDDEISKLIGKRSEIKRKKKEDDSKPKTDEPIVDLDLDRLPEFRTERPVRRAKQSKEDEQEKDDDKNKKKDDLPTVDFKADYADENDLHIPNRIGITTVAWGDPSRNFVSSGKLSKRMLKAGKFVPGDLQLAYEKLLLGGIVFMETAPTYGAASRNSKLSAEDILKRCMLEVGDGLPEAKIMTGLGASAWTKPRGMPQSLSDSCDRLGQSILEVFQVPKSRFFPTPLLANALAQAIEEGQCSYIGVQGVTNAGTLRKLANKLEAKDVTLTTNAFDYSLTKPDSEYMIDVCKELGVIPIITDPLDGGLSSGIFTATNPSGGIAGSTGKFTFKELEKLQPLHSVQETVAERVSTRVRRDMRTIQDQFRGKYGPPPKINTEITTTQVALNYIVAKGGVPLPEVNSPAQAEEVLGCLGWTLADEEVDMLDSAVALCKLK, from the coding sequence ATGATGACGTTGTCAAACAATGTGCCTCTCTTTCTGTTGACTATATCAGGAACGGCGTTGTGGTTGGGACGAGAGTCGCTCGCGTTCGTCGTGGTTTCGCCTCCCACACCAGTATCCCAGCGGGTTTTAGTGACAAGAGGTAGCGGCAATAGCGTGCCGTCAGCGAAGCGGTTACCGACCTTGCGCTTGCTGTCAACCTCACCacgcgacggcgacgacgaaatttcCAAATTGATAGGGAAACGGTCCGAAATCAAGCGCAAGAAAAAAGAGGACGACAGCAAGCCGAAAACGGACGAGCCCATTGTGGATCTCGATCTCGACAGGTTACCAGAGTTTAGAACTGAGCGACCAGTTCGTCGAGCAAAACAATCCAAAGAggacgaacaagaaaaagacgatgataaaaacaaaaagaaggacgaTTTACCAACTGTCGATTTTAAAGCCGATTATGCGGACGAGAACGACTTACACATACCGAATCGTATCGGTATTACAACGGTCGCTTGGGGAGATCCGAGCCgaaattttgtttcgtcgGGAAAATTGAGTAAACGTATGCTCAAGGCGGGAAAGTTTGTACCAGGTGATCTCCAGCTGGCCTACGAAAAGCTTTTGCTGGGTGGCATTGTCTTTATGGAAACGGCTCCAACCTACGGCGCGGCGTCTCGCAACAGCAAGCTTTCGGCGGAAGATATCTTAAAGAGATGCATGCTGGAAGTCGGCGATGGCTTGCCGGAAGCCAAAATCATGACGGGCTTGGGCGCTTCGGCTTGGACAAAACCACGTGGAATGCCTCAGAGTTTGTCAGACTCGTGTGATCGACTAGGTCAGTCTATTCTAGAGGTATTCCAGGTACCAAAATCGCGGTTCTTTCCGACGCCACTGTTGGCCAACGCTCTGGCCCAGGCCATCGAGGAAGGACAGTGTAGTTACATCGGAGTGCAAGGCGTCACCAATGCAGGAACCTTGCGAAAACTGGCGAACAAGCTCGAAGCGAAAGACGTCACGTTGACCACTAACGCGTTTGACTATTCTTTGACCAAGCCGGATTCGGAATACATGATTGATGTATGCAAAGAACTTGGCGTGATTCCCATCATAACAGATCCATTGGACGGTGGACTATCGTCGGGTATCTTCACGGCCACGAACCCTTCCGGCGGAATCGCCGGCTCGACGGGCAAATTTACCTTTAAAGAATTGGAGAAACTCCAACCGTTGCATTCGGTCCAAGAAACTGTGGCGGAGAGGGTCAGCACGCGCGTGCGTCGGGATATGCGAACGATTCAGGACCAATTCCGTGGCAAGTATGGCCCACCACCGAAAATCAACACGGAAATAACCACTACGCAAGTGGCGTTGAACTACATCGTCGCCAAGGGAGGTGTACCGCTGCCGGAAGTCAACAGCCCAGCAC
- a CDS encoding predicted protein: MGIQFRWLPVLAAALHCRASTAFIIGSRILSSRSPAISTSRQRELTNWQLHQSSTAAGANSTDAAESLTAPLDVLTNDVPSPLPYQLRSATKSKVVMGVARRSGPLNEAVFNIANLTSLDEANDLVAIGAVWARMETLTDEDVLGLYDSDGDAGSSSRAMYADLPKGWGGREDASWYENNEDVDLEAYIEQMENQRFRRILKPSWIEAGTDLRVYPNPRRFPACEELTRDRLLYEDTTFIVVDKPPLLPTQPDSSNYVECCPGCVQDNLGPFTDIQGNEVVRPLLCHRVDSCVGGCVVLSKDGNGQKVFQEMQRERKLRKLYLAVTTQPVPLGMHLHWMWAPQSARGKSGGPPCQLVSHAPPESRRKARQFWNRCVLEVVKCEPIKIGKEDSHTYDPAGKVHYQSTIRLVTGRKHQVRAQLASLGAPIIRDSLYEPMAGLTLDRLEEAEEDMDERIGRCRVPTEPIGLQAHAILFGGIRAKARTPWWGDATINSSSS; this comes from the coding sequence ATGGGAATCCAATTTAGATGGCTTCCGGTTTTGGCTGCAGCCTTGCATTGCCGCGCATCGACGGCGTTCATCATAGGGTCCCGTATATTAAGTTCAAGAAGCCCTGCAATCAGTACCAGCCGACAACGAGAGCTGACGAATTGGCAACTCCATCAATCATCCACAGCAGCCGGTGCCAATAGCACCGACGCCGCCGAATCTTTGACAGCGCCTCTCGACGTTCTCACGAACGATGTCCCTAGTCCGCTACCGTATCAACTCAGGTCGGCTACAAAGTCGAAAGTTGTCATGGGAGTTGCGCGTCGTTCGGGACCCCTCAACGAAGCTGTTTTTAACATAGCCAATCTGACCAGCCTCGACGAAGCGAACGATTTGGTTGCGATTGGCGCCGTATGGGCTCGTATGGAAACCTTGACAGATGAGGACGTTTTAGGACTGTACGATAGTGACGGAGATGCTGGTAGTAGCAGTCGCGCTATGTACGCGGATTTGCCGAAAGGGTGGGGTGGTCGGGAAGACGCGAGCTGGTACGAGAATAACGAAGACGTCGACTTGGAAGCTTACATTGAACAAATGGAAAATCAAAGATTCCGACGGATTCTAAAGCCAAGCTGGATCGAGGCCGGTACAGACCTTCGTGTTTACCCCAATCCTCGAAGGTTCCCTGCATGTGAGGAGTTGACGCGAGATCGTCTTCTATATGAGGATACCACTTTTATCGTGGTGGATAAGCCTCCACTACTTCCGACACAGCCGGATTCATCAAATTACGTAGAATGCTGCCCAGGATGTGTCCAGGATAACCTCGGTCCGTTCACAGACATTCAGGGCAACGAAGTCGTTAGGCCTCTGCTGTGCCATCGTGTTGACTCTTGTGTTGGTGGCTGCGTCGTGCTGAGCAAGGATGGGAACGGACAAAAGGTGTTCCAGGAAATGCAACGCGAACGGAAGCTGCGCAAGCTTTATTTGGCCGTCACTACGCAGCCCGTACCGCTGGGAATGCACTTACACTGGATGTGGGCACCACAGTCGGCTCGTGGTAAATCAGGCGGACCCCCGTGTCAGCTGGTCAGCCACGCACCTCCAGAATCGCGGCGAAAAGCTCGTCAATTCTGGAATCGCTGTGTTTTGGAAGTTGTCAAATGCGAGCCAATCAAAATCGGAAAGGAAGATAGCCATACATACGATCCTGCGGGGAAGGTGCACTACCAGAGTACCATCCGCTTGGTGACGGGTCGGAAACATCAAGTACGTGCACAATTAGCAAGTCTCGGAGCACCAATCATTCGGGACTCTTTGTATGAACCAATGGCAGGTTTAACTTTAGACCgcttggaagaagcagaagaggATATGGATGAGCGTATTGGTAGGTGTCGGGTACCGACTGAGCCAATTGGATTACAAGCCCACGCAATTCTCTTTGGCGGGATCCGCGCAAAGGCAAGAACTCCATGGTGGGGTGATGCAACCATCAATTCAAGTTCATCATAG